The Microplitis mediator isolate UGA2020A chromosome 8, iyMicMedi2.1, whole genome shotgun sequence genome has a window encoding:
- the LOC130673942 gene encoding uncharacterized protein LOC130673942, translating to MTKRIEFCKTITEMFEAEELDEKMIISSDEAHFWMNGYVNKQNYRFWGTENPNISLAKSLHPLKVTAWAAISVKGIYLQFLESTVTGESYKQLLETKFFPYAKKRGLVKNFYFMQDGATPHRTHEVFEAINRVYETRVIGLGYPKFVQGGLEWPPYSPDLNPCDFFLWGYIKDHCYAKNPSTVEELIAAIQKVVRGITNDMLV from the coding sequence ATGACGAAACGCATCGAATTTTGTAAGACTATCACGGAAATGTTTGAAGCCGAAGAACTTGATGAGAAAATGATTATTTCTTCCGATGAAGCACATTTTTGGATGAATGGGTACGTAAACAAGCAAAATTATCGGTTTTGGGGAACGGAAAATCCTAACATATCGTTAGCGAAGTCCCTTCATCCACTTAAAGTAACGGCATGGGCAGCGATTTCAGTAAAAGGGATTTATTTGCAATTCTTGGAATCTACGGTAACAGGAGAGAGTTACAAACAGCTTTTGGAAACGAAATTCTTTCCTTATGCAAAAAAGAGGGGActggttaaaaatttttacttcatgCAAGATGGAGCGACGCCGCACCGTACTCATGAGGTGTTTGAAGCTATTAATCGCGTATATGAGACTCGAGTAATCGGTCTGGGATACCCTAAATTTGTTCAAGGCGGACTAGAATGGCCTCCGTACTCACCGGATCTAAACCCTTGTGATTTTTTCTTGTGGGGTTATATAAAAGATCATTGTTACGCTAAAAACCCCAGTACAGTAGAAGAACTGATCGCGGCCATCCAGAAAGTGGTTCGCGGCATTACGAACGATATGTTGGTGTGA